A segment of the Hallerella succinigenes genome:
TCTTCGCTTCAGATTCCGGTGAGTAGAATCTCAAAGCGTTGACGATTTCCGCGGGTTCCATAAAGCGGCCCGGGCCCATTTCGCCACAAGCGAGTTCCCCCGCCGGAGATTCCAAAATATGCGTGTCCGCAAAAGAACGGAGCGTTTCCAAATTCTTTTGCACGGCATTCGAAAGATACATCGCCGTATTCATCGCCGGGGCAATCCACTTGTCTCCGGTACTTGACATGTAGCAAAGAGAAACCGGATCGTCCGCAAGGCCGTTCGCAAATTTTCCAATCGCATCCGCCGAAGCAGGCGCCACAATGTACAGATCCGCCCACCGCGGAAAATCGATGTGTTGGAAAGGACGTCCTTCCGGGTTACCGTCTTTCGTGTAAACCGGGCACTTGGAAAGCGAAGCGAAAGAGAGCGGCGCCACGAACTTTGTCGCCGCTTCGGACATCGCGACGCGCACTTCCGCGCCTTCCTTTTGAAGCAAGCGCAAAAGTTCACATGCCTTATACGCCGCAATGCTTCCCGTGACACCCAAAAGGATTTTCTTTCCCGCTAAAATCATTTTGCGGCTCCTTCCTTTGTGCGCAACTGACGCAAATATTCAACAACGGCAAGGCCCGCCTTGGCACCTTCGCCCACAGCGACCGCCACTTGCAGAATTCCACCGAGGCAGTCTCCCGCAGCAAAAAGGCCGGGAACCGTCGTCATCAATTTTTCATCGACAACCAGCTTATTTGACTGCACGGCCGCACCGGTCTTGCGGGCGAGATCCGCAGCGCTAGCCGTTCCCAGGGCCACAAAAATTCCGTCCACCGGAATTTCCTTGCCGCTTGCAAAACGGATTTTCTGCACATGGTCGTCGCCTTCGACGGCGACGATCTTTTCTTTTTCCACGGCATATTCCGCAGGAATTTCCACCTTGGGCTCTTCGCCCAGCGTACAAATGGAAACCTGGGCGGCAAGCGGCAAAAGTTCCTTGGCTTCAGAAAGGGCATAAGCGCCGCTTCCTAAAACCACCACGTTCTTTTTGCGGTAAAAGAATCCATCGCAGACAGCGCAATAGCTCACGCCCTTGCCTTCAAAAGCGTCAAGGCCCGAAACAGGCGCCTTCGCACGCACAGATCCAGCGGCGACCACAACGGACTTCGCCAAAAATTCCCTTTCGCCATCGGCGCCTTTCACGCGCGCATGGAACTGGTCAGCAAACATCAAATCCAAAACTTCACCCGTAAAGATTTCGGCGCCAAGGGCCGTGGCCTGGGCTTCCCCACGGCGTTCGAGTTCTGCACCCGTAATCGGTTCTTCAAAACCGTAATAGTTCGCAATCGCATGCGCACGGGCAAGTGCACCCGTATCCTTTGCGACGATCAACACCGATAGCCCAGAACGCAAAGCGTACAGGGCCGCCGAGATTCCCGCAGGGCCTTTTCCAACGATCAACACGTCAAAGTTATTCTGCATAATGGACCTCTGCCGGTTCTAAGGCTAAAGACTTTCCCGACTGCATGGCGGCATCAAGCTTTTGAGACTTGTCTATCGAAAGCCACCAGTACACCGGTATGCTTTCATCTTCACGTCCAAACTTCGCATAAACATTCTTCGGCAAACCAAAGCGATTCCAGTACAGAATGCGGTGGAAGTCGCACTGCCACATCAAAACGTACGGAACGATTTCCGTCAAACGCTTGTCCAAGGCTCGAAGAATTTCATTGCGCTTCGCAAGATCGAATTCGGTTTTCTGCAATTTCACAAGACTATCGACAACCGCGTCCTGCAAACCGGTCACGTTGTTTGTACCCGGATCGTTTGCCGTTTCGCTCGACCAGGAAGCTTCCGGATCTTTCAAACGGGAACTTCCCCACGCGATCCAGTACATGTCAAAGTCCGCATCGTCCAAGCGTTTGCGGAGCGTGCTCTGCGACATCTGTTCGATTGAAGCCTGAATGCCCGCCTTCTTGAGTGCTTCCTGATAGAGCGTCAAATGGCGCATATCTTCGCTTGCGGTGATGAACGTGATTTCAAACGGCTTGCCGTCTTTTTCTAGCATGCCCTTTTCACCCGGAACATAACCCGCTTCGGCAAGGAGCTTTCGCGCCGCATCCATATCGAACGGATAATTCAGCGACGTCGGATTTTCATGATTTTCCCAAAGGTCCGGGTAGTAGCTGTTGAGCAAGAAGTACTGGTTGTACATATACTTTTCGTTCATCAGCTTGCGGTCCATCAGGTAAGAGAGAGCCTTGCGAACGCGCACGTCCTTGAACTTATCGCGGCGCAGGTTCATCGCCATGCCCTGGAATCCGATCGGTTCACGGTTAAAAATGCGCTGTTTCACAGCCCAGCCTTTTTGCACGGCGTCAAAGTCCGTCTGTTTAATCCAAATGGAAGACGTGTAAATCGCATACGCGTCGAGATCGCCTTTCTTAAAGGCTTCGAGTGCCTTGGTGCGGTCTTCCATAAAACGGTAACGGATCTTTTCAAAGTTGTACTTGCCGCGGTTCCAGTTCTTGTGGAAGCCCCACCAGTTCGAGTTGCGGGAAAGTTCCACGTAGCGATCTTCACGGAATTCCGAAATCTTGTACGGGCCTTCCACCACCGGGAACTTGTAACGGATCTGGTTAAAGTCCTGATCCTTCCACACGTGCTTCGGGAAAGCCACAAGGCCTGCCGCTTCCCAGAAGTTCGCCCAATGCACATCCTTCGCCGTGATCGAAATCGTGAGCGAATCGAGAATCTTCGGACGTTCAAAACGGGAAA
Coding sequences within it:
- a CDS encoding NAD(P)/FAD-dependent oxidoreductase produces the protein MQNNFDVLIVGKGPAGISAALYALRSGLSVLIVAKDTGALARAHAIANYYGFEEPITGAELERRGEAQATALGAEIFTGEVLDLMFADQFHARVKGADGEREFLAKSVVVAAGSVRAKAPVSGLDAFEGKGVSYCAVCDGFFYRKKNVVVLGSGAYALSEAKELLPLAAQVSICTLGEEPKVEIPAEYAVEKEKIVAVEGDDHVQKIRFASGKEIPVDGIFVALGTASAADLARKTGAAVQSNKLVVDEKLMTTVPGLFAAGDCLGGILQVAVAVGEGAKAGLAVVEYLRQLRTKEGAAK
- a CDS encoding extracellular solute-binding protein codes for the protein MKFSVKACFVLLTVGVLLAASLSACNGESSKDKKSASKGAVNCPASTVYPADADGEFDPIADTSAVACGSIRLWGSAMPKSFNMWEDYNSFSAGLMSLMFEPLVSLHTTEERPVGILADKWEISADSMTFTFHIDPRAKWSDGVQITAEDVQYYYDVIMDPKNLTPIFKVGLSRFERPKILDSLTISITAKDVHWANFWEAAGLVAFPKHVWKDQDFNQIRYKFPVVEGPYKISEFREDRYVELSRNSNWWGFHKNWNRGKYNFEKIRYRFMEDRTKALEAFKKGDLDAYAIYTSSIWIKQTDFDAVQKGWAVKQRIFNREPIGFQGMAMNLRRDKFKDVRVRKALSYLMDRKLMNEKYMYNQYFLLNSYYPDLWENHENPTSLNYPFDMDAARKLLAEAGYVPGEKGMLEKDGKPFEITFITASEDMRHLTLYQEALKKAGIQASIEQMSQSTLRKRLDDADFDMYWIAWGSSRLKDPEASWSSETANDPGTNNVTGLQDAVVDSLVKLQKTEFDLAKRNEILRALDKRLTEIVPYVLMWQCDFHRILYWNRFGLPKNVYAKFGREDESIPVYWWLSIDKSQKLDAAMQSGKSLALEPAEVHYAE